The Gemmatimonadota bacterium genome contains the following window.
CACGATCCAGCCGTGGACGAACTACACGCGCGAGACCCAGATCGAGAACCAGTCGATCGCCGTCGACAACGCCGAAGCCACCCTCGCGGACCAGCGCCGGCAGATCTCGGCGCAGCTGACGCAGAACTTCGCGTCGCTGGCCAACGCGCAGGAAGCGATCGAGGTCGCCAAGGCTTCCGTGCAGGCCTCGGAAGAGAACGTGCGGGTGGCGGAGCAGCGCTACCGGCTCGGCGTGATGACGATCGTCGAGATGATGCAGATCCAGGAACAGCTCACGCAGGCGCAGGTCAACGAAGTGCAGGCCCGCTTCACCTATCTGCGCACCAAGGCGCAGATCGAGTCGATCGTGGGCCGGAGGTTGCCGTAATGGCGAAGGACATCAGCACGACCGCCGAGCGCATGGCGATGTTGCCGGCGGACGTGCCGCGGGACGCGATCATCGTGACCCGCAACCTGCAGCGCGAGTACATCATGGGCTCGGAGCGCGTCCGGGCCCTGCAGGGCGTCGACATGACGATCCGGAAGAACGAGTTCGTCGCCATCATGGGGCCGTCCGGCTCCGGCAAGTCGACGATGATGAACATGATCGGCTGTCTCGACACGCCGAGCGAGGGCGAGTACTGGCTCAACGGCTACCGCGTGAGCGAGCTCGATGACGACGCGCTGGCGCGGATCCGGAACAAGGAGATCGGCTTCGTCTTCCAGACGTTCAACCTGCTGCCGCGTGCCTCGGCGCTGGCCAACGTCGAGTTGCCGATGGTCTACGCCGGCGCCTCGTCGAAGGAGCGCCGGACCCGCGCCGAAGAGGCGTTGCGTCAGGTCGGCCTGCAGGACCGCATGCACCACCGCCCGAACGAGCTCTCGGGCGGGCAGCGCCAGCGCGTGGCGATCGCCCGCGCCCTGGTGAATCGTCCGTCCATCATCCTGGCGGACGAACCGACCGGCAACCTGGACTCGGCCACGTCGGTCGAGATCATGGCGCTGTTCGAATCCCTGCACAAGCAGGGGCAGACGATCATTCTCGTGACCCACGAACCTGATATTGCCGCGCACGCCAAGCGCCAGATCGTCCTCCGGGACGGCAAGGTGGCCAGCGATGCGAGCAGCATGGAGAAGCACTAAAGTGAAGCATCGCATCCGCTCCCTCGCCGTCCTCGCCCTCGTCGTGGCCACCGCCTGCAAGAAGGAAGAGCCGGCGCCGGTCTATGAGGCCGTGGCCATCGGCAAGCGCGACATCATCGTGACGGCGCAGGCCGCCGGCGCGATCAATCCCGACACGATCGTGGACGTGAAGTCGCGCGCCTCCGGCGAGATCACCGACCTCGCGGTCGAGACGGGGCAGCTCGTCCGGCGTGGCGCCCTGCTGGCGCGCGTCGATCGGCGCGTCCCGCAGAACCGGGTGTCGCAGGCGGAAGCGGCGGCGGAAGTGGCGACGGCACGGCTCCGGAACGCCGAGGCGCAGCTGCGCCGGGCCAAGGAGCTGTTCGCGTCGCGGGCGATCACCGAACAGGAACTCGAGACGACGACGCTCGACGTCGCCAACTCGAAGGCCTCGGTCATCTCGTCGACGATCGACCTCGAGAACGCCAAGATCGCCCTCGAGGACACCGAGGTGCGCGCCCCGATCAACGGGACGATCATCGCGAAGAACGTCGAGCGCGGCACCGTCATCTCGTCGCCGGTGAGCGACGTCGGCGGCGGCACCGTGCTCCTCAAGATGGCCGACCTGACGCTGGTCCAGGTCAAGACCTTCGTCGACGAGACCGACATCGGCAAGCTGCGCGTCGGGCTCGAGGCCAACGTCACGGTGGATGCGTACCCGAACCGGCCGTTCAAGGGCGAGCTGCTCAAGATCGAGCCGCAGGCCGACACGATCCAGAACGTGACGATGTTCCCGGTGCTGGTGCGGATCGACAACAAGGACGGCTTGCTGAAGCCGGGGATGAGCGCCAACGTCCGGATCGGCGTCGGCGAGCGTCGCGACGTGATCGCGGTGCCGAACGCGGCGCTGCGCACCGAGCGTGACGTGGCCAGTGCGGCGACGGTGCTGGGGCTTGCCGAGGCGGATTTCAAGACGATGCTCGAGGCGGCCAAGGCCGCTGCGGCGCCGCCGGCCGGGACGCCGAGCCCCGATGGCGCGCTGGAACTGCAGGGCAAGGGTGGCGCGCCGACCGATGCGAAGCCGGCGGCCGACCCGAAGGCGGCTGCCACGCCGGGTGCGGCGGGGCAGCGTGGCGGCGCGGGCGGGCAGACCGGCCGCGGTGGCGCCGGCGGGCAGATGGGTGGCCGTGGCGGGCGCGGCGGCGGCAACAGCGATGCCTTCAGCGGCGGCACCTATATCGTCTTCGTGCAGCGCGAGGGGAAGCCGACGCCGGTGTACATCAAGACCGGATTGACGGACCTCGACTACTCGGAAGTGAAGAGCGGGCTGAAGGAAGGCGACATGGTGCTCATGCTGCCGAGCGCCTCGCTGATCCAGGGCCAGCAGAACCTGCAGAACCGGATGAAGTCCATGAGCGGCGGCCTCCCGGGCCAGTCGAACACCACCACGCCGGCCGCTGGTGGGGCGGGCAAGGGTGGGGCGACGCCGGCGGCTGGTGGCGCGAAGCCCGGAGGGCGTTGATATGCTGATCGGCGAGACGATTCGAGTCGCGTTGGCCTCGATCCGGGCCAACAAGTTGCGGGCGTTGCTCACCATGCTCGGCGTGATCATCGGCGTCGCCGCCGTCATCACCGTCGTCGCGATGGGCACCGGCGCGCAGAAGGCCGTCGAGGACAAGATCAACTCGCTCGGCGCCTCGCTGGTCCAGATCAACGCCGGCCAGGGGATGAACCGCGGCGTCGCCACGCAGGATCGCGCGGCGCTGCTCGTGGCCGACTACGAGGCGCTGCGCCGCGACGCCACCACGCTCAGTGACGTGGTGCCGGAGCTGCAGAAGAACCAGCAGGTGCAGCTGGTGTCGACCAACATCAACACGTCCATCGTCGGCACCACGGCCAATTATCCCAAGGCGCGGAACTACACGCTGACGCACGGCCGGATGTTCACCGATGGCGATGACGCGGCGCGGCAGTTGTATGCCGTGGTCGGGTCCGACGTGCCGAAGATGCTGAACGTCAACGCCGGCGCCATCATCGGCCAGCAGATCCTGATCCGGAAGCTCCGCTTCGAGGTCATCGGCGTGCTGTCGTCGAAGGGCTCGCAGGGGTGGCAGAATCCGGACGAGCAGATCCTCATCCCGCTGAACACCGCGCGCTACCGCGTCTTCGGCACCGACCGGCTCCGCTCGATCGCCGTCGTCGTCCGCGACAAGGTGCCGATGGAGCAGGGGATGGTCGAGGCCGAGCGGATCATGCGCCGCGAGCACAAGATCCGCCCGGGCGCCGACAACAACTTCCAGATCGTCTCGCCGAAGGAATTCCTCGCGACGCAGCAGCAGACGTCCGAGACCTTCTCGCTCCTGCTCCTCGCGATCGCCGGCGTCTCGCTGCTGGTCGGCGGCATCGGCATCATGAACATCATGCTGGTCTCGGTCACCGAGCGCACCAAGGAAATCGGGATCCGGAAAGCCCTCGGCGCGACCAAGTTCACGATCATGGGCCAGTTCCTGATCGAGGCGCTGGTGCTCTGCCTCGCCGGCGGCCTGGTCGGAATTCTCCTCGGCTGGGGTGCCTCGTCGATCGTCTCGCAGAAGCTCGGCTGGAGCACGGTGATCTCGCCGGTCGCCGTCGGCGTCGCCTTCGCCTTCTCGGCGCTGGTCGGCCTCTTCTTCGGCCTCTGGCCGGCCCGTCGGGCGGCGAGCCTCGATCCGATTCAGGCGTTGCGGTACGAATAGCCGAGAAGCGAGAAGCGAAGCGAGGAACGAGCGGTGGCCCAGCGGAGAGATCTTCCCGCCGAGCCACGCTTCTCGCTTCTCCCTTCTCGCTTCTCCCACCGCTATCTTCGCCACCATGAAATTCCTCCCCATCGCCCTCGTTCTGGCCCCCGCGCTGCTCCCGGCACAGTCCCCGACCCATGCCGTGACGCCGCCGCGCGTCGTGGCCGAGGTCGTGATCGACGGGAAGACTGGACGAGGCGGTCTGGCGGCAGGCCACCCGGCTCGACGGCTTCCACCAGTTCCAGCCGGTGGATTCGCGCCCGGCGGAGGACTCGACGGTCGTGCTGGTGTGGTACTCGCCGACCGCGATCCACTTCGGCGTCCTGGCCTACGATCGGGTCCCCGAGGGGGTGCGGGCGACCGTCTCCGACCGCGACAACATCGGCAGCGACGATCAGGTCACCGTCTTCCTCGACACCTTCAATGACCGTCGCCGTGCCTACTTCTTCGGTGTGAACCCCTACGGCATCCAGGACGACGGGGTCCGGAGCGAGGGCGGCTTCTCCACCAGCAGTGGCATGTCGGGCAGTACCGACCGCAACCCCGACTTTCTCTGGCAGAGCAAGGGGATGAAGACGGATTTCGGCTGGGTGGCCGAGATTCGGGTCCCGTTCAAGTCGTTGCGGTGGGGGGGCGGGGAGGTGCTGACGTGGGGCCTGAACGTGCAGCGCACGACGCGCCGCACGGGGTACGACGACACCTGGACCGACGTCCGGCGAGCGAGCGCCTCCTTCCTGGCCCAGGCCGGCACGATCACCGGCATCCACGACATCACCCGCGGCGTCGTCACCGAGCTCCAGCCGACGCTCACGGCGGAACTCCCCGGGAGCCGGCTCTCGAACGGGACCTTCGATCGTGGCGACATCCGCACCGAGATCGGCGGCAACTTCCGCCTCGGCTTCACGCAGGTGACGCTCGACGGCACCATCAATCCCGACTTCTCGCAGGTCGAGTCCGATGCGGGGCTGGTGACGATCAACGAGCGTTTCGCCCTCTTCTTCCCGGAGCGGCGGCCGTTCTTCCTCGAGGGGATCGAGCTCTTCGCCTCGCCGAACAACCTCGTGTACACCCGCACGGTCGCGAATCCGCTCGCGGGCGGCAAGGTGACCGGGAAGTACGGCGCGTGGACGGTTGCGCACTTGACGGCGCTCGACGAATTCGGCGCCGCGCGTGATGGCAGTGCGACCGCCGACACCAAGAGCCTCGCCAACCTGACCCGCTTGCGCCGCGATGTCGGCGACAACTCGGTGGCCGGCATCACCCTCACCAACCGCGATGAGGATGGCCACCACAATCGGGTCATCTCCGCCGACACGCGCATCGTCTTCAACAAGCTCTACTACTTCCAGGGCCAGCTCGGTGCCTCGTTCACCAAGGACGACCGCTCCGACAAGTTCCGTTCCGATCCGCTCTGGGATCTCGAGGTCGACCGCACCGGCCGCGCCTTCGGCTTCAACTACAAGATCACCGCCATCGGCAACGACTTCGAGACGTGGAGCGGCTTCGTCAATCGCACCGGCATCGCCACGGCGCGCGCCTTCAACCGCTACTCGGTCTACGGCGCGCGCGGCGCCATGATCGAGCAGGCGACCGTCTTCGGCGGGATCTCGCGGATCTACCGCTACAGCGAACTCGGCGGCAAGGCACTCGAGGGCGGCCAGGAGCTGAACGCGTCGATGCGGCTCCGTGGCGGATGGAATCTGAGCAGCCGGGGTGAGCTGGCGTTTGTGCGCTTCGATCCTGCCGCGTATGCCAACTACACCGTCGATCGGACCACCGTCGGCCTTGGTGCGATCCCCGCGCCGTTCCCGCTCTCCTCGGGCATCTTCGATGCCTTCGGCGCCTCCCTGTCGATCACCACGCCGACCTGGCGACTCTGGCAGGGCTCGCTGCGCGTCGAGCGCGGCACCAAGGCGATCTTCCCCGAAGCGGCCGAGGCGCGCGGAACGTCGGCCACGGCGTCGATCACCATGCGCCCGTCGCCGGCAGTGCGCGTCTTCGGGACGCTCGCGGTGCAGAAGCTCGAACGGAAGCGCGACGGCAGCGAGTTTGCGCGCACGGTGCTGCCGCGCCTCAAGGTCGAGGTGCAGCCGAACCGGTCGCTCTTCTTCCGCATGGTGGGGGAGTACCGCAGCGAACGGCAGTCGATGCTGATCGATCCCGTCTCCGGGGATCCCATCCTGATCAACGGCAGCGCCTCGCCTGCTCGGCAGACCGACCGCCTCCGCGTGGACTGGCTCGCGTCCTACGAGCCCACGCCCGGCACCGTCGCCTTCCTCGGCTACGGCTCCACCCTCCGCGGCGACCGGCCGCTCACCTTCCGCGAGCTGGAGCGGACGGAGGATGGGTTGTTTGTGAAGGTGGCGTATTTGTTTAGAAGGTGAACGGCAAGCAGTAACCAGTAACCAGTAACCAGTAACCAGTGACCAGGGCATCGTTCCTGGTCACAGGTCACAGGTCACAGGTCACTCGATCAGCTCACGACTTCGCCCGCGTCCCCGTAATCGGCTGCGGCCCACCCATCTGCACATCCAAGCCCTCGATCGCGCGCTCGACCGTTCCCTTCAGGGCATCAGTCGCGACGTCGAAGACGTAGGTGCTGATGGAGATGCGGGTCATCTCCTCGCCGTTCATCGTCATCTTCGCTTCGCCCTTGGAGACGAAGGTGATGGCGCCCGTGGTGAGCTTGGCGGCGATCCGCTTCGCCGGCCGCGCCGGCTGCCCTTCGATCGGATCGGTCTTCAGCATGCCGATGAGCGAATCGCCGGCGACGGAGAAGACGAGGGTGCCCTTGGCCATGACTGGCGTGGCCTCGCCGTTCTCCATGCGCATCCCGGCGGGAACGTTGACGTCCCACGTCCCGATGAGCGGATGGGACTGGGCGGCGAGGGCACCCGGGAGGAGGAGGAAGGCGGCAAGCAGCAGGGGACGACGCATGGCGGGGCAGCTCCGGTCAGGGTAATGATGGGACGACTCCCCGGAAGGATGCCCCATGGGGCGCGACGGTCGCGACCCGGGGCCCCCGAGTTTGCGATACCTTTACATCACCAGCCCCCATCGCCGTCCTCCTCCAGCCCCGCGGATTCATGCGCCTTCGTGCGGCACTCCTGCTCCTCGTGGTCGGTTGCGGCGGGGCGCCATCTGTCGTGGCTCCACCACCGCCACCGGTCACCTTTCCGGTCGGCGTCCCCGTCTTCGGGCGCAACGATTACGTCGAGTACATCCCCGGCGATCTGGCCGTGATCATCAGTGTGCCGCATGGCGGGGCGCTGACACCCACCGAGATTCCTGATCGCACGGTGGGGACAACCGCGACCGACCTGAACACGATCGACCTCGGGCGGGAAATCGCGGCCGCGCTCATGACCCGGACGGGTCGCACCGCGCACCTCATTGTCAGCCATCTCAAACGCACCAAGCTCGATCCCAATCGCGAAGTGGTCGAGGGTGCTGCCGGCAACGCCGCGGCGATCACCGCGTGGGGAGAGTTCCAGGCGTTCGTCGACACGGCGGCACGCGCCGCGGTGGCGCGCCACGGCTTTGCCGTCTACATCGACTTGCATGGGCATGGCCATCCGGTGGCGCGCCTCGAGCTTGGCTATCTCCTCTCCGCCGCGACGCTGAACCTCGGCGATGCGCAACTCAACGCCGCCTACCTGGCCGGAAGCAGCCTGCGCACCCTGCCTCCGCTGCAACGTCCCTTCGCCGAGATCCTGCGTGGCGAGACCTCCCTCGGCGGAATGCTGGCTGCGCGCGGCTTTCCGGCGGTGCCGAGTCCGGCGATGCCATCACCGGGGAACGATCCCTACTTCGATGGCGGATACAACACCAACCGGCATACCGTGCAGGGCGTGGTCGGCTTGCAGATCGAGAGTCACTACGCTGGCGTGCGCGACAGCGACGCGAATCGCCGCGCGTTCGCGGCCGCGCTGGCCGATGCGCTGGACCAGTGGGTGCAGTTGCATGTGCGCATGGCGTGGTGACGGGCGTCCTTCTCCATCAGAGGATTGATCACCGCTGACCCGAGGCGCCACGTGCGGTCCGCCGGGGTATCTTGCGAGTCCCGCGACGATGGCGACGTTGGCGACGTGGTGGTGCGCGGCATCCTGCCGATTCCCGATTCCCGCCGTCCGAGGTTGCACCCATCGACGTCACCATGCCCCCGCGCTTGCTCGCGCGGCTCTTCCGGTCGTCGCACGACGAATCGGCTGACCTCCTCGCCGGTCCGATCCGCGGCGAGTTGCTTGGCAGCGAGCACCTTGCCGCCCGGGTCCGCGATGCAGCGCGCAACCAGCGGCTGATCAGCGGGCCGCGGTTGCGTAGCCGGCCCCGCCTCCTCACCCGGCTCGACAACACCCGACGCATTCTCGACGACGCCCATGCGCGGCTGATGGCCGTGGATGATCACGTGGATGTCTCGCCCGCCGGTGAATGGCTCCTCGACAACTACCACGTGGTGCAGGAGCAGATGCGGGAGGTCCGCACCACGCTGCCGCGTGGCTACTATCGCGAGCTCCCGGAACTCGCGAGCGGAACGCTCACGGGCTACCCGCGAGTGTATGAGCTCGCCATCCTCCTCATCTCCCACAGCGAAGGGCGTCTCGACGAAGAGAACGTCACGCTGGTGCTGCGGGCCTTTCAGGAGGCGACGCCACTCACGATCGGCGAACTCTGGGCCATCCCGGCGATGCTCCGGCTCGGACTGCTCGAGAATGTGCGCCGCATGGCGCTCCGGACGGTGCAGCGCCTCGACGAAATCGAGGCCGCCGACGAGTGGGTGACGCGCATGCTCGCCGCCGACGAGGAACGCCCGGAAGCGTTGCGCGAGGTGCTGGCCGAGTTCGTCGCGGACCCGCCGACACTCTCGGCGACCTTCGTCTCCCGGCTGTTGCGGCAGCTCCGGATCAGTCGGGGCGCCTTCCCGCCGCTGGCGCGCTTCGAGGCCTGGATCGGGGATCACGCGCTGCCGGCCGACGAGGCCGACGCGCAGGCGATGCAGCGGCTGGCGCTCACGCAGCAGATGATGGCGAACAGCATCACGTCGATGCGCCGGATCGCACAGCTCGACTGGCGCGACCTGGTCGAACAGCAGAGCGCGATGGACGCCGTGCTCCGGGGCGACCCATCGGGCGACTATCCCCGGATGACCTTCGCGACCCGCGACTGGTACCGCCACGAGGTCGAACGGATCGCCAAGCGGACGCGCCTGCGGGAGGATGAGGTGGCCCGACGGGCCATCGCGCTGGCGCTGGAGCACGACGCCCTCCCGGCCAGCGATTGCCGCCGGCACGTCGGGTACTATCTCGTCGATCATGGTTGGCGCCAGCTCGTGGAGCGCACCGGGTACCGCGCGGGCCCGCGCGAGGCGCTCCATCGCTGGGTCTGTCGCCATCCCACGGTGGTGTTCGTCGGCGGCCTGATGGCCGCGGTCGTGGGCGCCGTCGCCGCGCTGCTCTGGCTCGCGGAGCCCGTTGCCCACCCCGATTGGCGACTGCTCATCCTCTTGACGCTGGTCCCGGCGATCGACGTCGCCGTGAACGCCATGAACCAGCTGGTGACCGCGGTCCTGCCGCCGCGCGTGCTCGCGAAGCTTGACCTGAAGGAGCACGGCATTCCCGCGACGTGCCGCACGGCCGTGGTGGTCCCCACCCTCTTTGATAGTGTGGCAGCCGTCGAGGAGGCGCTCGAGAACCTCGAGGTCCAGTTCCTCGCCAACCGCGAACCGAACCTCCACTTCGCCTTGCTGAGCGACTTCACCGATGCCGCGACCGAACACGTCGACGGCGACGCGGCGATCATGGCGGCCGCCACCGAGGGGATCCGCCGGCTCAATGCACGCTATGCCCCCGAGACCGAGGATGCCTGCTACCTCTTCCATCGCCCGCGGCGCTGGAATGCGGCGCAGGGCGTCTGGATGGGCTGGGAGCGGAAGCGCGGCAAGCTCGGCGAGTTCAACCGCTTCGTGCGCGGCGACGACCACGGGGCCTTCAGCGAGACGATCGGCAACATGGCGGCGCTGCGCCAGCTGCAATACGTCATCACGCTGGATGCCGACACGATGCTGCCGCCGGATGCGGCCCCGCTGCTGATCGGCACCCTGGCCCATCCGCTCAATCGCGCCGTGTACGACAGCAACCGCGGCCGCGTGGTGCGCGGGTACGGCATCCTCCAGCCGCGCGTCGCGGTGTCGCTCCCGAGCGCGCATGCTTCCCACTTTGCGGCGATCCACTCGGGGCACCCCGGCGTCGATCCCTACACGACCGCCGTGTCGGATGTCTATCAGGACCTCTATGGCGAGGGGTCCTTCACGGGGAAGGGGATCTACGACCTCGACATCTTCGAGCAGGCCACGGGGGGACGCTTCCCCGAGAACACGCTCCTCTCGCACGACCTGATCGAGGGCAATCACGCACGGGCCGGCCTGGTCACCGACATCACGGTCTACGATGACTACCCCGCGCGGTACCTGACCTGGACGCGCCGCAAGCACCGCTGGATCCGCGGCGATTGGCAGCTGCTGGCGTGGCTGCGTCGGTGGGTGCCGGGGCCGGAGGGGCGGGAACGGAACCGGCTGCCGTGGCTCTCGCGCTGGAAGATCCTCGACAACCTCCGCCGCAGCACGGTCGAGATCGCGCAGCTGCTGATGCTGGTCGCAGGCTGGGCGCTGGTGACAGTCTCGCCGCTCCGCTGGACGCTGCTCACGCTCGGCGCGATCGCCGCCCCGTGGGTCATGTCGCTGCTCCTCGCGGCCGTGCGGCCGCCGCTCGACGGTTCGTGGCGCGCTTTCTACGGCTCCATCGCGCGCGATGCCCTGACCTCGCTCCAGCAGTTCGGGATCGCGGTCGCGGTCCTGCCCCATCAGGCATGGACCTCGGTCGATGCCATCGTCCGCACGTTGTACCGACTCGGGATCTCCCACCGCAACCTGCTGCAGTGGCAGACGGCGTCCCAGGCGGAGCAGGCCGGCCC
Protein-coding sequences here:
- a CDS encoding ABC transporter ATP-binding protein yields the protein MIVTRNLQREYIMGSERVRALQGVDMTIRKNEFVAIMGPSGSGKSTMMNMIGCLDTPSEGEYWLNGYRVSELDDDALARIRNKEIGFVFQTFNLLPRASALANVELPMVYAGASSKERRTRAEEALRQVGLQDRMHHRPNELSGGQRQRVAIARALVNRPSIILADEPTGNLDSATSVEIMALFESLHKQGQTIILVTHEPDIAAHAKRQIVLRDGKVASDASSMEKH
- a CDS encoding efflux RND transporter periplasmic adaptor subunit, which produces MKHRIRSLAVLALVVATACKKEEPAPVYEAVAIGKRDIIVTAQAAGAINPDTIVDVKSRASGEITDLAVETGQLVRRGALLARVDRRVPQNRVSQAEAAAEVATARLRNAEAQLRRAKELFASRAITEQELETTTLDVANSKASVISSTIDLENAKIALEDTEVRAPINGTIIAKNVERGTVISSPVSDVGGGTVLLKMADLTLVQVKTFVDETDIGKLRVGLEANVTVDAYPNRPFKGELLKIEPQADTIQNVTMFPVLVRIDNKDGLLKPGMSANVRIGVGERRDVIAVPNAALRTERDVASAATVLGLAEADFKTMLEAAKAAAAPPAGTPSPDGALELQGKGGAPTDAKPAADPKAAATPGAAGQRGGAGGQTGRGGAGGQMGGRGGRGGGNSDAFSGGTYIVFVQREGKPTPVYIKTGLTDLDYSEVKSGLKEGDMVLMLPSASLIQGQQNLQNRMKSMSGGLPGQSNTTTPAAGGAGKGGATPAAGGAKPGGR
- a CDS encoding ABC transporter permease — translated: MGETIRVALASIRANKLRALLTMLGVIIGVAAVITVVAMGTGAQKAVEDKINSLGASLVQINAGQGMNRGVATQDRAALLVADYEALRRDATTLSDVVPELQKNQQVQLVSTNINTSIVGTTANYPKARNYTLTHGRMFTDGDDAARQLYAVVGSDVPKMLNVNAGAIIGQQILIRKLRFEVIGVLSSKGSQGWQNPDEQILIPLNTARYRVFGTDRLRSIAVVVRDKVPMEQGMVEAERIMRREHKIRPGADNNFQIVSPKEFLATQQQTSETFSLLLLAIAGVSLLVGGIGIMNIMLVSVTERTKEIGIRKALGATKFTIMGQFLIEALVLCLAGGLVGILLGWGASSIVSQKLGWSTVISPVAVGVAFAFSALVGLFFGLWPARRAASLDPIQALRYE
- a CDS encoding carbohydrate binding family 9 domain-containing protein yields the protein MDSRPAEDSTVVLVWYSPTAIHFGVLAYDRVPEGVRATVSDRDNIGSDDQVTVFLDTFNDRRRAYFFGVNPYGIQDDGVRSEGGFSTSSGMSGSTDRNPDFLWQSKGMKTDFGWVAEIRVPFKSLRWGGGEVLTWGLNVQRTTRRTGYDDTWTDVRRASASFLAQAGTITGIHDITRGVVTELQPTLTAELPGSRLSNGTFDRGDIRTEIGGNFRLGFTQVTLDGTINPDFSQVESDAGLVTINERFALFFPERRPFFLEGIELFASPNNLVYTRTVANPLAGGKVTGKYGAWTVAHLTALDEFGAARDGSATADTKSLANLTRLRRDVGDNSVAGITLTNRDEDGHHNRVISADTRIVFNKLYYFQGQLGASFTKDDRSDKFRSDPLWDLEVDRTGRAFGFNYKITAIGNDFETWSGFVNRTGIATARAFNRYSVYGARGAMIEQATVFGGISRIYRYSELGGKALEGGQELNASMRLRGGWNLSSRGELAFVRFDPAAYANYTVDRTTVGLGAIPAPFPLSSGIFDAFGASLSITTPTWRLWQGSLRVERGTKAIFPEAAEARGTSATASITMRPSPAVRVFGTLAVQKLERKRDGSEFARTVLPRLKVEVQPNRSLFFRMVGEYRSERQSMLIDPVSGDPILINGSASPARQTDRLRVDWLASYEPTPGTVAFLGYGSTLRGDRPLTFRELERTEDGLFVKVAYLFRR